The genome window TTCAACCTTCGGTTTTTGCTCTTTTCGCACAACAGAGGCTGTCTTCGGCGAGGCTACCTCTTTCACTTTTTCCTGCTGTTTGGTTTTCAACGTTTTCTCAGCCACAGTATCTCCTTGTCTTTACGGCTAAAACGCCGCCTCACCATTCGCGCTTCCTTGCGGCGAGGTCGGCGTCGCCATGTTGAAGGCAGGCCAGGCAGGACTCGAACCCACAACCCCCTGTTTTGGAGACAGGTGCTCTACCTAATTGAGCTACTGGCCTTTATGAACCGGCTGGCGGGGAACCAGCCGGTTCCTTTTCATCTTACTTAGTCTCGCGATGCAAAGTGTGCTTCCGGCAACGCGGACAATACTTTTTGAGTTCCAGACGCCCGGGATCGTTGCGGCGGTTCTTCTGAGAGGTATAGTTGCGCTCCTTACAATCCACGCACGCAAAGGTAATCACAGGGCGAATATCTTTCTTTTTCGATGCCATATGCTCCTACAGCCTCCCGGCTGCTCCTTCCATATCTTACTCGAGGATCTTGGTGATGACGCCCGCGCCGACCGTCAAACCGCCTTCGCGGATCGCGAACTTCGAGCCCTGCTCCAACGCCACCGGCACGATCAGTTCCACTTCCAGGTTCACATTGTCGCCCGGCATCACCATCTCTACACCTTCCGGCAACTTGATCGTCCCCGTCACATCCATCGTCCGAATGTAGAACTGCGGCCGATATCCGTTGAAGAACGCCTTGTGCCGTCCTCCCTCTTCTTTCTTCAGCACGTACACTTCGCTCATGAAGCGCGTGTGCGGCGTAATGCTTCCAGGTTTCGCAATCACCATCCCGCGTTCCACATCCGTCCGCTCCACACCGCGCAGTAACAAACCAACATTGTCACCCGCGATGCCTTCGTCCAGCGTCTTGTGGAACATCTCTACCCCCGTCACCACCGACGACATGCTCTTCTCGCGCAAGCCCACAATCTCCACCGGCTCGCCTACCTTGATCCGTCCGCGCTCAATGCGCCCCGTCACCACCGTCCCGCGCCCCTTGATCGAGAACACGTCTTCCACCGGCATCATGAACGGCTGATCCACCGGCCGCGGCGGCTCAGGAATGTATTCATCCACCACCCGCAGCAGTTCCTTGATACACGCATACTCCGGCGCGTTCGGATCCTTCGACGGGCATTCCAGCGCCTTCAGCGCGCTCCCCCGCACTATCGGCGTCGTGTCCCCAGGGAACCCGTACCCGTTCAGCATCTCCCGCAACTCCATCTCCACCAACTCCAGGAGTTCCGGGTCGTCCATCATGTCCACTTTGTTCAAGAACACCACAATGCTCGGCACTTCCACCTGTCGCGCCAGCAACACGTGCTCCCGCGTCTGCGGCATCGGACCATCCGGCGCCGCTACCACCAGGATCGCCCCATCAACCTGCGCCGCACCCGTGATCATGTTCTTAATATAGTCACGGTGCCCAGGCATGTCCACGTGCGCATAGTGCCGCTTCTCCGTCTCGTATTCCACATGCGCAATGTTGATCGTGATCCCACGCGCTTTCTCTTCCGGCGCGTTGTCAATCTGATCGTATGCCTTGAATTCCGCTTTCCCCAGCAGGTTGCAGTACTTCGTGATCGCCGCCGTCAGCGTCGTCTTCCCGTGGTCAATGTGTCCCATCGTCCCTACGTTCAGATGCGGCTTCGTCCGTTCAAATTTCTGCTTCGCCATGTTTCTCCATCTCCTTCAAAAATTCCATTGCAACATGTACATACGGCTGAAAGAGCCCCCAATGGGATTCGAACCCATGACCTTGCCCTTACCAAGGGCACGCTCTACCACCTGAGCTATGAGGGCTTGCCGATATGCACCCTTTCGGGTTGATTTTTCCGGCTTTTCAGCCGAAGTGGGCAGTGAAGGATTCGAACCTCCGAAGGGGTGTCCCCAACTGATTTACAGTCAGTCGCCTTTGGCCACTTGGCTAACTGCCCATACTCTTTGAACCCGTTGCGGGCTCGAAAGCGAGGCGATTTTTCAATCACCTCACTTGCCAACCTGCAACTGGAGCCGACGACGGGAATCGAACCCGTAACCTACCACTTACAAGGCGGTTGCTCTGCCGATTGAGCTACGTCGGCGCTGAATTGTTAATGATCCGTAAAGCGAGCAGATTATACCAGAGGTGTTTCGGAAAGACAAGATTTTTGCTGGAATGTAGTTTGTGTGCTCTCTGTTATTTCTGCCTGCGGGAGTGGAGTTTATCAAAACTCGTTTGAACCGTCAAGGAAAATTTCAGACGTTTTCTCGTTCCATACTTTTACACAGGATGTCCAACCTGAGCCTCTTTCTAGGTTATAATAATTTTGAAATCTTGGAGGTTTCATGGAGATTTTCTGGTACGGACATTCTTGTTTTCGCCTTGTTGAACGAGGATTGGCTTCCATTGTCACCGACCCATTTGACCATCGAGTGGTTGGGTACGAACCGCTAAAGTTGCGTGCCGATGTAGTAACTATCAGCCACGACTCCCCTTCCCACAACTACCTTGATGGGGTAAAAGGTGTTTCTCACGTAATTACCGGACCGGGAGAATACGAAATCGGCGGAGTTTTTATTACCGGAGTGCAGACCAATCATCGAAATGGGAAAGAAGACACTCCTCGCAATACGCTTTATGTTTTTGATTACGATGGAATCAACGTGGCTCACCTGGGCGATCTTAACCATGTTCCTTCCCAGACAGAAGTGGAGAACCTGGGAACGGTACACATTGCACTGGTGCCGGTTGGAGATGGTTCCAGTCTAAATGCCGCCAAAGCCGCAGAAGTGATCAGTTTACTGGAGCCAAACATTGTGATTCCAATGCACTATCACACTCCGTCATGCAACCTTAAGTTGGATCCCTTGAATAAATTCCTCAAGGAGATGGGCCTTTCGGAAATTGAAACCCTGCCCTCTCTGAAAATTTCTGGCACAGCCGGCTTACCCGAAGAAACGCGCGTGATCGTTCTGGATTACCAACACTGATCAACCTGAAGGAGTGCTCCAATGGCATACAAACTGATCATGACCTGGGATATTATCCCCGAACGAGAACAGGAATACTTTGAGTTTGTCGTTCGTGAATTTATCCCCGGTGTCCAGAGATTAGGGTTTGAGTTGACGGATGCCTGGGCAACCATCTATGGAGCACGACCTCAGATTCTGGTTGGGGCAATGTTGCCCACACTGGCAAAGGTAAACAAGGTATTGCAATCTGAAGAGTGGAAACGTCTTAATTCTCAATTATTGGATTTTGTGCAAAACTATGAGCAAAAGGTGGTAGAGGCTCACGGCGGTTTCCAGTTTTAACCATGTTCACCCAAATTTCCCGGCAATTGCTGGACTGGTACCAAATTCACGCCAGGAATCTTCCATGGCGTAAAGAAGAGTCAGCGCCCTACGCAGTGCTCGTCTCCGAAATCATGCTCCAACAAACCAGGGTGGAGACGGTTATTCCGTATTACCAGCGCTGGATGGAACGCTTTCCAACCCTGGAATCTCTTGCCCAGGCTTCTTTAGAAGAGGTGTTGCGTTACTGGGAGGGATTAGGGTACTACTCGAGAGCCAAAAATTTACATCGCACCGCTCAAATTCTGGTGCAAACCTATCGCGGGGAATTTCCCCAACATGTGGAACACTTAAGAAAACTTCCCGGTATCGGCGACTATACTGCCGCGGCAATTGCCTCAATTGCCTTTGGGCAGAAAGTGGCTGCGATCGACGGAAATGTCCGCCGGGTACTTTCGCGGTTATTCTTAATCTCCGAGCCTTTGTCCTTACCAGAAACTCAAAAAAAACTGAAAAGCCTGGCAGTACAATGTCTTCCTGCTGAACAAGTGGGCGATTACAATCAAGCGCTTATGGATTTAGGGGCTTTGATATGCCTTCCCCGTTCCCCAAAATGCTTGCAATGTCCATTGTCTGTTTTGTGCCGGGCTTACCAAAACAACCAACAAAATGACATCCCTGTAAAAGCGAAGAAAAAATCTCTTCCTTCGGTAATCGTGACCGCTGCGATTATTCGAAAGGGAGATACCGTCCTTCTCGCCAAACGTCCCTTAGGGAGTTTATTAGGAGGGTTGTGGGAATTCCCTGGTGGAAAAGTAGAACATGACGAAAGATTACCCGAGTGCCTGAAGCGGGAAATCCTCGAAGAATTGGGGGTAAGGATTGAAGTCGGTAATCATTTTGGTACCTATCATCATGCTTACACGCACTTTAAAGTTACCTTACATGCATTTGAAGCCATCATACAGGATTCGCAAATCCCCCATCCAATTGAAGCGGAAGAAATTCGCTGGATCCCCATTCCCTCTCTCGATAAGTTTCCTATGGGAAAAATTGACCGCTTGATCGCTCGTGAACTTGTGGAGCGAAAAGATGGACACGGAAAGTTCATGGTTTGAAGCGCGTTTACGCATGGTGAAAGAACAAATCGAACAACGGGGTATTCGCGACCCACGTGTCCTACAAGCCATGCGAGAAGTGCCACGGCATCTTTTTGTTCCAGAAGAAGAGCAACCCTATGCATATGAAGACTGCCCTCTACCTATCGGGTTTGGGCAGACCATTTCTCAACCCTACATGGTAGCGATTATGACAGCACTCCTGGAATTAAGAGGGGACGAGAAAGTTCTGGAAGTAGGCACCGGCTCTGGATACCAAGCCGCCATTCTCAGCCGGATAGCACGCGAGGTGCATACCATCGAACGCCATCAGGCGCTTGCCCAAAAAGCAGGAGAACGCTTGCAGGCGTTAGGCTATACAAATGTCAAAGTGCATGTAGGGGATGGCTCACTGGGAATACCTGAAGAAGCGCCTTTTCAAGGAATTATTGTGACAGCAGCAGCACCGAAAGTTCCCACACCTTTGCTGGAACAACTATCAATGAACGCTTATCTTGTCATTCCCGTTGGCGGGCCTGGCGGGCAGGAATTAATGCGCTGGCAGAAGACACCTGCAGGGTTTGAACCGAAGGAACTTTTCCCAGTAGCATTCGTGCCTTTGCGAGGCAAAGAAGGCTGGAAAGAAGATCAATGGTACTCCCGATAAAAAAGGACTGTCCGCTTCGTTCGGGACAGTCCTGTGGATTTTACAGGGACCTTGAAACGGTTACGTAAACCATGGGACGACGTCGAGTTTCACTGTATAGATACTCTCTCACCGTCTCTTCAACTACACGGCGCACATTCCCATTAGCCCGGGATGCAGATTGAATGATCTTGCGGCGCATTTCCGCAAACAATTCATTGGCATCTCTTGGGAGGAGAAAACCTCTGGTCACGATTTCGGGATCATATACCACAGCATTGAATTCTTTGGACATGGTCAAATGCACCATCACCACCCCATCCCGGGATAATGCTTCGCGCTCACGCATTAATTCAGGGTCAACATCGCCTACCCCGGCACTATCCACAAATACATGAGAGACTGGAACTTGCTCATCGCTCAAGCGCATTTCGCCATTTTCGAATTCCAGCACCATACCATTCTGGATAACCTGAATGTTTTCTGCCGGAATTCCAACTTCTCGCGCCAGCCTGGCATGCTGTACCAGATGACGTAATTCGCCATGAATGGGAACGAAGTACTTCGGGCGGGTCAACTGCAAAAGCAATTTCATCTCTTCTTGACTCGCATGCCCAGACACATGAACCGGTGCAATGGCTTCATAAATCACAGAAGCCCCACGGGCAATCAAACGGTTGACCACCCGATAAACGTTTTCTTCGTTCCCTGGAATGGGATGGGAGGACAACACTACGGTATCGCCTTTCTGAATATCAAAAAGACGATTTGTCCCAAGTGAAAGCCTCCCCAGAATAGAAGTGGGCTCTCCCTGAGAACCTGTGCACATAATAGTGACCTGATGAGGAGGCAGGGAGAGAATTTGATCTACAGGGATAACCAGATCATCGGGGAAGTTTAAGTATCCCAATTTACGCGCCATTTTCATGTTATCGAGCATGCTCGCGCCTACGAAAGCGATCTTTCTTCCATGGCGCAGAGCAGCATTGGCGGCTTGTTGCATGCGAGAGATCAGAGAAGCAAAGGAGGCAATGATAATTCGCCCTTTGGCTTCGCTGAACACCTGATCAAAAGCAGCGTCAATGGTTTTCTCAGATGGTGTCCAACCAGGTCGTTCGGCATTGGTTGAATCGGCCAGCAGGGCAAGCACTCCCCGCTTGGAAAATTCTGCCAGCTTTGCATAATCCGTGGATTTTCCATCCACGGGAGTATGATCAAACTTATAGTCTCCCGAATGGACGATTAAGCCAGCCGGCGTTAGAATGCCCAACCCAACCCCATCAGGAATAGAATGGCAAACATGGTAAAACTCTACCTGGAAGGGCCCAATCTGTACGGTTTCACCGGCTTGCACGGTTCGCAAATCTGCCTTACTACCATGCCCATTTCTACCCAGTTTTACTTCCAACAATCCTCGTGTCAGTGGAGTGGCATAAATTGGGGCATTGACCTGGTCTAGAAGATGATGAATAGCGCCAATATGGTCTTCATGCCCATGAGTAATCACAATCCCCTTGACTTTGGTATGGTTTTGGGCAAGGTAGGTCATATCAGGAATGATGTAATCAATCCCGAGCATATCATTTTCAGGGAACATCAACCCTGCATCTACTACCAGTATTTCATTATCGTATTCGTACACCATCAAATTGCGGCCTACTTCCCCCAGGCCGCCCAGAGGAATTACCCGAAGTATTCCATTGCTCATAAAAACTTACCCTCAATGTCTTAATAAAATCGCCCCGGCTTTTCAGCCAGGGCGTAAACGTCCTGAAATGTCTAAAACCTGCGTTTCAGAGCACCGGTTGCCCGGCTTACTAACGCAGGAATTATACCATAACTTAATTTTTCACAAGGATTAAGCCATGACCGTAGCACGTCCGTATAAGCGTTCGCGGATGGCAAAAATTTTTCTTCGCAGACGGTCATCGCGTTCAATCATGTCTGCTACCTTTTCACAGGCATACATGACCGTAGTATGATCCCGCCCTCCCAGGGCTTCTCCAATTTGTGGCAAGGAAGCATTGGCTTCTTCTCGCATAAGATACATGGCAACCTGACGGGGTAAAGCCACCTCCCGAGAGCGGCTTCTTCCTACCAGTTCATCGAGAGAAATGCCAAACTCGCTGGCCACTACCTCTAACACCTGAGAAGAGTCCAGATGCGTCCGGTTAGGTAGCATATCCGCCAGGGCAGTATGAACGAGTTGAGGGGATAACGGCATTCCAGACAGATCTGAGAAAGCCAAAACCCGGGTAAGGGCTCCCTCCAATTCACGAATGTTGGACTGTACCAAACGGGCAATACTCTCTAGAATAGGATAAGGCACCTCTTTGTTGTTGCGTTCCGCCTTGGAGCGTAAAATGGCTATCCTGGTTTCCAAATCAGGGGGTTGAATATCCACGGTCAGTCCCCATTCAAAACGCGAACGAAGGCGTTCTTCAAGGGTCACCAGAGCTTTGGGAGATCGGTCTGAAGAAATGACGATTTGCTTATCCTGCCCATGAAGGGTATTAAAAGTGTGGAAGAATTCTTCCTGGGTTGATTCCTTTCCCGCAATGAATTGGATGTCGTCAATTAAAAGCACATCCATGTTTCTATATCGCTCGCGAAACGCCTGTGTAGTGTGAGAACGAATCGCGTTAATCAAATCATTGGTAAACTCTTCGGAAGAAACATAGAGGACCTGCAAGCCCCTGGATTGCGCTGCGTTTCCAATCGCATGCAACAGGTGTGTCTTTCCCAACCCTACCCCTCCGTAGAGGAAGAGGGGATTGTAGGCTTTGGCAGGGCTTTCGGCTACGGCCATACAAGCGGCATGCGCCATGCGGTTGCTGGCACCCACGATAAAGTTGTCAAAGGTATATCGCGAATTAATTGTGCTGGTGCCACTTCTCAAAAAAGCCTGCTGATGACTTTCTTCTGGTACTTCCTCTTCTGGCATGTCCACTTCATCACGATGCCACACGATGAACTTAACTGCCGGGGTCGCGCCCATCAATCCTTCCAGAATGCGCTGAACCGTTGCTGTCAGCCGGCTTTCCAGCCAATCTCTCGCGTAAGCATTGGGAACACCGATGATAAAATCGCTTCCCTCAACAGAAATTAATTGTGCATCTTTCACCCACGTTTCAAACGATGCCTTGTTCATCTCCATTTGCAGTTGTCCGAGAGTGGCTTGCCATGCTTGCTGTGGGTTCATGAGACACACCTCCAGTGATTTTATGTGCAATGACAACACAGGGGCAGATAAACCCGCTGCATTCCTCAAACGCAGCGGGAAAAACTCCCTCAATATATCCTCATTGCACAGATTTGGGACGATACCAGCAACCCCTTGTCGTCGATAAAAATTTTATCAAAATGCCCGGTCAGGAGCAAGTCAAAAAGCCTACGGGCGATTAAAAAAATACTGATTTTTAAGTTTATAGTTCTTAAGAAATCTCATAAAAAAATTTTAAGCCAGCCTTCCCCAACTATTAGAAGAAACTCCAACATATGCAATTCTGAAAACGCTTACAACCCCATATATTTGGGTTGCTATATTATTTGCACAACCGGTCGCTATATATTGTTATATAAATCCACATAATCATTTGAAAGAAATAGGGATTTTTGGACTTCTTTCCAAGCGTGTTGCGAGAGGTAAACTATACGCTATCCATCATCAATCGAGCAGCCTTTCGACAAATCTCAACCGCAAAGTTGGTGCCACGATCCCAGGGATAGACCTGACTCATACTGGCAAAGAATAACCCTTTCAAGGGGGTTTGAATGGAGGGAATATTCCGGGAATGATTCAGATATGGCACCGGCTGAGCATAAGAGGTACGCCAAAGCCACACTTTATTAATCCACTCCGGCTTGAAATCGGGGTTGAACTTTGGAAACACCCGAATGAAGCGGCTTAACAGTTCTTCCTCACTCAACCGGAAGTATTCATGGTCGGGGTCAAGATAATCCCCACAATAAACAATGTGATCTCCCCCAAAAAATTTAGGATCGAGGTAATTTGTGTGTTCGACCAAAGCCAGGAAAGGATAGCCGGCAGATTTTGGAATATTAAACCAGTAGTACCCCTGCCTGGACAATTGATGTTTGAGAGAGAGCACCAGGACTACCGCTCCCATACTTTTGAGGCGCAGAAGTCCCTTGAGATAATCCTCTGGTAACTCCGGTGCCATACGAGCAAGTTGTGCCGGCGAAGAGGTGACCAAACATTGATCAAACTCTTCTTCTGAAGTTGTGGTTATTTTTAGAAGTCGCTCTCTACCTTTAGTGATTTGAGTTACAGGTGTATTAAGCCGAATTGATACCCCTAAGGAACGTAAATGATCCGCCAGACGATCTGCAAAAACCTGAAAACCGCCTCGAAAAGTCCCCAGTCGAGTTGTCCGCGCTTTCAATCGCGCCCACATCCACGCCATATTGACTTCAGTGTAATGGGGCCCGAATTTTCCTTCCAGTAAAGGCTGGAACAATGTCTGATATAACCTTTCTCCGTACCACTGCCTCATCCAGTCATGGGCCCTGAAATTCTCGAGACTCTGCCATTGAGCCAGATAACGAAGATAAAACGTTACCAGCCCAAAGCGGAGGATGCCCCAAGGAAACTGAAAACCAGGGAAACGAAGCGCAGCAAGAGGGCTGTCCAAAGGGTAAAACTCGCCTTGATGATAGGCAACCGTTTTGGGGCGCCTGAACATCACATCCTCTTGCCAACCTAATTCCTTAATCAGCCCTAAGATTGCCCGGTCACTTTGAAACCAGTGGTGATAAAAGCGCTCAACACTCCAGCTCCAATGAGGTTCTTTGAAGCCGGATGCCAATCCTCCAACAACCTCTGAGGCTTCAAAAATGACAACCTTATGTCCGGCTTTGACCAGGTCAAAAGCTGCCGCCATTCCACCAAGCCCAGCACCAATGACCGCAATTTTCATATTTCTTCTGCCTCTATCACTTTTTTGTTGGTATGTTGAATGTCTTTTCCCCACCGAAGTGGCTGTTTGAGGTAGTAATAAACTCCCAACAACGTAATTGGGAACCAGAGCGCACCGTGAAGAACCAGGGTGTAGCCGGCGGCCACTTCTGGTAAAACACCGTAGGCTACCAGCACAGCAATTCCAGGAGTATCAAATGTTCCAACGTAACCTGGCGCACTGGGCAAAGTTGTAGCAAGATTAACGATTCCATTCATGAGCATCAGGGCAAAGAATGATACCTCAAACGGAAAAGCATGCATGACAAACCAGTATTTTGCCGTTTCAAAAAGCCAAATAATAACTGTAGTGGCAAAAATCATTAAGGCTTCAAGCGGGGAACGCAAGGCTTCCAACCCTGAAAGGAACTTAAGTGCAACCGAAAGCACCTTGTCTCGAAATTTTTCCGGAAGCCATTTGCTGAGCAATCTCAAAAAACTTTCTGTTTGTTTCGGGAACATGGCACATAGCAGAAAAACAATCAAGGCGCTAAAAAATACAGCCGAACCACCAATTGCAATCGTACGGATATCTAAATTTGCCCCTAATCCGGCATTATGGGTCAGTCGGGTTAATTCGGCAAGGTTTAAGAATACAAAAGCCAACATTACCACCCCATCATAAATTCGCTCGATAAGAATGGTAGCCAGGGACGCAGAGATTGGAATACCCGACCGCTCTTTTAAGATAACCGCACGAAGGATTTCTCCTGCTCGGGCTGGATAGATGTTATTCCCCATGTATCCAATTGCAACAATTGGAAACATGGTGGTTGTTGGTATTTTTTTCAATGGGCGAAGCAGGTAATGCCAACGCCATGCCCTAACCCATACCCCTAGAAAATAAACCGTTATACCGGGAACAAGCCACCAGTATTTTGCGTATTTTATGGTTTCCCAGAGTTCCGTTAATTTTAAGTTTGCCAGCGCTAAATACAAAAAAAAGGCGCTGATTCCAACGCCAAGCCAAAACTGCCAGCGCTTCATTATACACTCACTAATGAAATGATCATGGAAAGAATAATAATCAAGGAGAGTCCAAGCAGAATAATCTGATTTCTCCTCCGAATGGATTGCTCATGTTGAACACGGTTTTTGCCTTGCTTTTGCTTCATCTGCAGACTCCTTTCCAGGGCAATTTTAAACCTTTCCCATTCAGAGGTCAAATTTAAGGTTGAGGCACAATTCATTCGAATAAAACTCAGCAAGAAATTCTAATCCGCTTTTTATTGCATAAATAGAATTTATGTTCTATAATAAATTGGGTGATCCATAATGATCAATGTAGCGGAGATTCAGGTTGGGACAAGATCTCTTGGACCCGGTTGGAGAACTGTCATTTGGGTTCAAGGGTGTCCTTTCCATTGCCCTGGATGTTATTCCCCAGATTGGATACCAGATAAGCCCGCACAATTCTACACTCCCGAAGATTTATTCTCGAAGGCAATTTCAGACCATCGGATTGAAGGGATAACTATTTCAGGCGGTGAGCCTTTCAACCAGAGTCAGGAATTGGAAAAATTCCTGCATATCGTCCGAGAGCGTACCTCATTAAATGTAATTTGTTTTAGCGGTTTTACTTTTCGACAACTAATCCAGCACCCTTCAAAGTCAGTCCATGCCATGCTCCATTTGATTGATGTTTTAATCGACGGGGCATACATTCGGGAGAAAAGCACAGATCTGGGGTTACGAGGATCAACAAATCAGAAAATTTATCACCTGACACCGGCTCTGATTCATCATGACTTCATCAGTGCTCCACGAGTGAATGAAATCCACATTTCAAATAACAAAATTCTGGCAGTGGGTATTCCAACCAGTGGCATCGAGTCTTTTATGATTGGGGAACCACCATGGCTTATTCAATCGGAGGTAAGAAATCATGAGCGGACATAAAAGGACGACCGTGACAATAAGCCAGGAAGAATATCGCCGGCTGTACGAGGCTGAGATGCTATTAAGAGGGATGGATACCAAGCCTTTTGAAACAAACCATCAGCCCTCTCCAGAAACCTTAGCCTTTTTATCTCAACAGGTAAATTCAACGATTCAAAGGCAGGAAAATTTTCTTCGACTGGGTCAGGAATTACAAACAGAATTCTCTCATCTGGAGACCCAAACAGCATTTTACCTGAGAGAGATACAGGGGCAAATCCTGGAAATGCTTAATCAAGACCGAGAAAATTTTATAAATTTGGTTGATCAAATTCAAAACAATTTAAACTACATTGAAGAAAAAACCATTCGTGAGCATGAAGCAACCCAACAAAGGCTTGCGGAGTTAGAATTTCAATCCCAACAAACCTTCCAAAGAGAAAAATATACTTCCGAATTAGCCCATGAATGGTTGAATGATTGTGTTCAAATATACAACTTTATTCTGGAAAATTATCCAGAGAGCATTCCACATCTGGAAGAGTTGAGAGACATCTCATCTCAATTAGGTATTGCCCTCCAAAATTTTGAATCAGGATTGTACGAAGCCGCACTAACTACCGGTCAGAACCTTTATATCTTTTTATCATCTCTACGAGTCCAATTAGAAAAAGAAGGGTTAGAAAAGAGAAAAATCCTTGCAGAAATTTTGGAGGAACTTCGCGCCATCAAGAAGGAAATTGTTGAAAACCGTGAAATTAAGCCCTTAGACCTTCAGGGAAACTTTCTTGACACGCTAATCTCTGTAGATGAATGGACGGATAATTCCCTATCTAATCTGGAGGAAACCATTTCCTCGATAATTATTCAGTTCGAGGAACAAGGACTGGAACACCCAATAGAATACCTTCGGAATTTTAAAGCGAACCAAATTCCCTTGATACAAAATGAATTCTTAGAAGCAATCCATCAGGCTAGACTTAGTGCCTTGAATGCTCACTTGAATTACCTGATTGCTCACGATGTTTTACTTGCCCTTATTGAGCAAGGATACAAACCCGTGGAAGGGCATTATAAGCCAGGAGAAAAGGATATTTACATCGCTAAAGCGGAAGACCCGTTAGGAAATGTCGTTGAAATACAAGTTCAAACCAGTTCTCCAGAAAAAATTGAGCATCATTTGCATATTATTTCCACTTATAACCAGACCCAATCCCTGCACGAATTACGTCAGCGTGCCAGAGAAATTCAAAGAAGTCTGAAACGGATTGGTTGGGTTGCTCACGAGTCCATTGAGATCCCTTCATCTGCTCAAAGAATTACCCAACAGCCCCAAAAAGTATCTCTTAATTCCAATGGAAATGCTCGATGATGGACAGAATTAGACTAAAGGTTTTGGAAAAACTGGAACATAAATTCCTGATTCTTTATGGTTTTGGGATTTCGGACTCCTTCCTAACCGAAGATTTAGAAGAAGTCCCTTTAGAATTTGCACTTCTTAAAACACTGAAAGGTTTAGGTTTTAGACGAGTCCTGTTTCTCAATCCTCAAAACCCACTGCAGTTTCTGGATGAAGAATCAAAACAACTCTCCAAGCATATCATTTGGGAGAAAAGGAGTGAGGTACTACAAAGCAAATGGATTTCTGAAATTCAGACAGGTCCTTTTGGGAATCTCCATTTTTACCAAAGGGTTAGTGGAAGTTCCCTGGAAAATGGTGAACCAATGGGGGATTTACATGGATTACGTCTGGTAGATTATATCCTGCAGGAACACTCGCCTTTCAGGACCGCAGTGATTATCGATCAGGCAGACGTGTTTCTCACCCATTTCGAAGACCAGCGTTCTATGGCAAGTATTATCGGACGATGGTTGAGATTGCCTTCTTATAATCAAAGCCAAATTTATTTTGTATTTGCTTCGCCAGACTTGCAAGACCTTGCAAACCG of Anaerolinea thermophila UNI-1 contains these proteins:
- the rpmG gene encoding 50S ribosomal protein L33, with product MASKKKDIRPVITFACVDCKERNYTSQKNRRNDPGRLELKKYCPRCRKHTLHRETK
- the tuf gene encoding elongation factor Tu, with product MAKQKFERTKPHLNVGTMGHIDHGKTTLTAAITKYCNLLGKAEFKAYDQIDNAPEEKARGITINIAHVEYETEKRHYAHVDMPGHRDYIKNMITGAAQVDGAILVVAAPDGPMPQTREHVLLARQVEVPSIVVFLNKVDMMDDPELLELVEMELREMLNGYGFPGDTTPIVRGSALKALECPSKDPNAPEYACIKELLRVVDEYIPEPPRPVDQPFMMPVEDVFSIKGRGTVVTGRIERGRIKVGEPVEIVGLREKSMSSVVTGVEMFHKTLDEGIAGDNVGLLLRGVERTDVERGMVIAKPGSITPHTRFMSEVYVLKKEEGGRHKAFFNGYRPQFYIRTMDVTGTIKLPEGVEMVMPGDNVNLEVELIVPVALEQGSKFAIREGGLTVGAGVITKILE
- a CDS encoding MBL fold metallo-hydrolase produces the protein MEIFWYGHSCFRLVERGLASIVTDPFDHRVVGYEPLKLRADVVTISHDSPSHNYLDGVKGVSHVITGPGEYEIGGVFITGVQTNHRNGKEDTPRNTLYVFDYDGINVAHLGDLNHVPSQTEVENLGTVHIALVPVGDGSSLNAAKAAEVISLLEPNIVIPMHYHTPSCNLKLDPLNKFLKEMGLSEIETLPSLKISGTAGLPEETRVIVLDYQH
- the mutY gene encoding A/G-specific adenine glycosylase, whose amino-acid sequence is MFTQISRQLLDWYQIHARNLPWRKEESAPYAVLVSEIMLQQTRVETVIPYYQRWMERFPTLESLAQASLEEVLRYWEGLGYYSRAKNLHRTAQILVQTYRGEFPQHVEHLRKLPGIGDYTAAAIASIAFGQKVAAIDGNVRRVLSRLFLISEPLSLPETQKKLKSLAVQCLPAEQVGDYNQALMDLGALICLPRSPKCLQCPLSVLCRAYQNNQQNDIPVKAKKKSLPSVIVTAAIIRKGDTVLLAKRPLGSLLGGLWEFPGGKVEHDERLPECLKREILEELGVRIEVGNHFGTYHHAYTHFKVTLHAFEAIIQDSQIPHPIEAEEIRWIPIPSLDKFPMGKIDRLIARELVERKDGHGKFMV
- a CDS encoding protein-L-isoaspartate(D-aspartate) O-methyltransferase — encoded protein: MDTESSWFEARLRMVKEQIEQRGIRDPRVLQAMREVPRHLFVPEEEQPYAYEDCPLPIGFGQTISQPYMVAIMTALLELRGDEKVLEVGTGSGYQAAILSRIAREVHTIERHQALAQKAGERLQALGYTNVKVHVGDGSLGIPEEAPFQGIIVTAAAPKVPTPLLEQLSMNAYLVIPVGGPGGQELMRWQKTPAGFEPKELFPVAFVPLRGKEGWKEDQWYSR
- a CDS encoding ribonuclease J; this translates as MSNGILRVIPLGGLGEVGRNLMVYEYDNEILVVDAGLMFPENDMLGIDYIIPDMTYLAQNHTKVKGIVITHGHEDHIGAIHHLLDQVNAPIYATPLTRGLLEVKLGRNGHGSKADLRTVQAGETVQIGPFQVEFYHVCHSIPDGVGLGILTPAGLIVHSGDYKFDHTPVDGKSTDYAKLAEFSKRGVLALLADSTNAERPGWTPSEKTIDAAFDQVFSEAKGRIIIASFASLISRMQQAANAALRHGRKIAFVGASMLDNMKMARKLGYLNFPDDLVIPVDQILSLPPHQVTIMCTGSQGEPTSILGRLSLGTNRLFDIQKGDTVVLSSHPIPGNEENVYRVVNRLIARGASVIYEAIAPVHVSGHASQEEMKLLLQLTRPKYFVPIHGELRHLVQHARLAREVGIPAENIQVIQNGMVLEFENGEMRLSDEQVPVSHVFVDSAGVGDVDPELMREREALSRDGVVMVHLTMSKEFNAVVYDPEIVTRGFLLPRDANELFAEMRRKIIQSASRANGNVRRVVEETVREYLYSETRRRPMVYVTVSRSL